The region tccaaTTTCAGCGCGCTAATCGGCCAGCGACACCAAGAATGGGGGAATTGACCGGGAGGAGCAATCTCAAAGGGAATTCGATGTTGCATGTTATTCCACACACAGTcaaagatgcaacaatgcaggctgCATGCAGCAAAATGCCCAGTCGGAGGCATGCTGTCATGAACGAATAATGATGCATGGCCTCATCGCAAGACATATTCTACGCAGCCAGCAGCAGCCAGACGAAGAAGAAGACCTTGCATATCGCTGTCAGTTGGCGACTTTTCCAGTCACAATATAGCAGCGGGAGATCTTTGCTAAGGGAAATGGGAGATGTTTCCATGAGGATGTCTCCACTTACTGACCCCAGCATttgccacacacacaaaaaaaaacgaATTTTGAAGCCATAGTGGCCAGTTTACCTATTTGTGTGTTAAATAAGCTGGAGGGGTATGTCTACGGATCAGTCAGTCGAATGAGAAAATATTGTTTCTTGTTCATACAAATCTAAGAAAATCTGCACTGCcttctactcccttcgtccgggtgTATAGGGCGTGCGTGTACTTTTATGTCaccaatttaactaaccaaatgtttaTTACATGTGGCAAAAATTATACGTTTAGAATCTTCATCCATAGTCCATAGATGAATCTAGTGATATGGTTTTGATGACATATAGCACATCTTTTGTAGTCAAATCTACCACCTAGAAGCACACGGACATGCCCTATACATCTGGACGAAGGTAGGAGTATTGTTTTGGTCTAATACAAAAAGATTTAGAACTTGCTCTCGTAGTTCAAAAGTGAGAATTTGCACACATATCAATGTTGGATCGATGGCTCTCGACATATGTCGAGAAATAGACAATTCTCAAGCGATAGAGAATTAGCAAAATCAAAGCCTAAAAGAGTTGCCCGTTTAATAAGAGGAAACCTGAGCAAAATCATGATTACAACTCATCTAAAGATATGATACCACCCTGACATGCATGGCCACCGACACAATGCTCGGCGCATGCCGAGAACATACATCTGTTGGGGCCACcaacaaacatgatcatctcatcacACGTCGTCTCTTGAAATCCATAGATTTCAGCGTCACAAAAGAAGAAAACAATACACACCGAACACTACAATAGACACATAACAACCATGTTGCTCCCATCCAAATAGTGAGCCGACGCGAGGACAAGGCAGAATACTGATTTTCAGTTACGAGCCTCATAGGAGACATTGACAAGAGCTTGCCACTGACAAAGCCCATCGCAATAGTTGGCGAACACCACCCACCAAACCACCAATCACAGTTAGTCGCCACTGCCATGTCGTCTTGTGATATCGGAGCTTCGTTTCGCCCCCAATGAGTGGGGTGCCCTAAGAGAACCAAATGAAGTTGAATAATCAATGTATAAGGTTGTGATGCGACCTAGGCACCTAGCCCAACTAACACCAGTTTCTCTACGACCCGAGTTGCGGTCAAGCCGCCAGCCACCGGTGTCAGAACTACatcgtctccaacctccaagacaaTGTCCCCATGAAGGGAATGATGCATGAAGCACAACCATCGTCCAATCAAAGAAGGGAAAACAACATCACAACAGAGGCTCCCAAGGAATTTAAGGGCGCCCATGGGAATCTTGTTGTTAAATGTTTCAACCTGTCCCATAACACGATAAAACTGTTTGTTTTTACTGAAATCTACCTTGGGATCCCCAACCCATCGACATGTAGCCCACTGGTATTCTACAGCCGCATCCACCAAACTACATCTCGAGGCACGATTCTTCGAGAAGTTTGCATGAGTCCAGAAATAAATTCAATGCACACCATGGGAAACAATTGAGGAAAAATGTACTGGTAGATCGTACGTACCAAGTTCAAATTTGGTGCGAACAATTCGAAGTTCTATATCTTTGGAGCAAAATTTGATTTCAATTTTTTGTGGCACGATAGAGGTATATAGTGCATGTGCCATCACTTTGATCTCTATATGAGCCAACATTACGCTTGTGATTGTTCTAATCtaactcacaaaaatacaaaataatttTGCTCAACCTGAAGATCAGAACAACCAACCGCACATATCTCATTACCAAGGTGTGGCATAATGTCACATTCCTTATTGAACAGTAGCAACGCATCCTTGCAAAGGCTCCTTACTTAAGAGCCTACAAGTACAAACACAGGTACTTTATTCCAACTCTTCTAGCTAAGTACCGTGTGATGCGGCTATCATGGGTGTACGTATTAGTAAGCACGCAGACATAAGTACCGGCAGAGCTCGAGCTTAACTAACTGCCTTCGAGCTGGGCCATGGCTGATCAACCAGTTAGATAGATCAGACATGAACCTTCCAGTacatttattccaacttctctagatATCTGTATCAGGTACCGGTGAGCTCAGGCGGCGACGAGGATCATGGCTGATCGATCAGTTAGACAGATCAGGTGAACCTCCTCCCACCAGTGCCTGTGGGACGCTGGCAGTTGAAGTACACGGCAGCGACGGGCTTGCCGAGGTTGAAGCGGCGTGCGAAGCTGCGTGAGTTGAAGCTCTGGCGTGCCTGCGGCGCGAACACCGTCCCCCGCCCCAGCTGCTGGTACAGAACCAGCACCATGCGGTGGATGCCCATGGTAGGGCTTGGGCTCTCGTATGGCACGATCTCTTTTCCTGCCAGTTCATCAAAGAGCAAGGGAATTCAGATAAGTTAAGCGTGCGCTTTCCCCGGAAAATGGAATAAATAGCATGTCCTTTTGTGGTTTTTACTGCATTTGTGTCCTTTCTTGGTATCATTAATTTGTACTATTTTGCAGCAAGGTGGGATATGTGGAAAATAACAACTATAAAGCGGTTCAAGGGCGTACATGTATTATTTTGTTCACTGATTGAAGCTACTATTGAAGTATATGCCAGAATTTTGCTCTTCCTACCCTAATTAACATGGGCGACTTGGTAGTTGGTTACTTGTAATCACTAATCACTCATAAAATGTTGTATTATTTGAGCGTTAAAATGGCAGTTGCTATATGGCAACATTATGTGTTTTGCCATGTAGAAAAACCAATGTATGCTAATTTGGCAAAGTCACATGGTGTAAAACAATATTGACGAGTAATTAAGTAAAAATTGAACAACATGATAAAGACCTCTCAAATTATTTGCAGAGAATATATTTTTCAGAAGCATTTCGCGAGTACCTTATGCAACCATTGCAACATTGCACACTAATTGATGTGAAATGTCTAACCGTGTTTGATAAATATTTTGCAGTAAATAAGAAACCATTTTCCTTGCATCATACTTTTTTACAAATATGATCACAAAGCAATACAATTCATACGTCCTAAAGATGAAGTCATTAAATTTATGTTTTAATAATAAACGTATGAAATCACTTTTAGTTAATCCACATACTGTAATATTTTGATTTAACATCGTCTTATACACACTATACAGATCTACTGCTTTGTTAACTAAGGTGTATCATCCCTCGCAAAAAAACACAGTAAGGTGTATCACATATTAAGGTATGAAGTGAAAACTCATATATCATAATATACAATATCCCAGTTTAAGCACTAAGTATAAGCTCGAGCGTGACTATGGAACATCACCTGAGATAGTAGTACCTAATATGGACCGTTTGGCAAGAAGTTTGAATGAAAACCTGAGCATTAGGAAAACTAATTTTGATGTACTCACCAAAGCTATCATTTGTTGATGATGGGACATCAGTCACCATCCTGCACatacccaaaataaaataaaattagagCAGTCCATCAACATATAGTTGTGGCCCAACAAAAACATGCATGCAGTAAAATATGACAAAACATGTAAGAGTAATGGCTTACCAGTGCAGGTACTCCCTCAGGGTTGGGTTGCTGGGATTAGGCGCATCAGGATCCACCATAACCTATTTGATTCACAattacacaagcacatggtcaacaTGTTAGGGGATAAAAATTAACCTGGCTATAATTTGGATTGGGCTACCAACAAACAAGTTCAAGCAACATGCAACAACGAGCTTGTTTGGTGAAGCCATTAGTCTCCCAAGCTCTCTCAAGTTCACACCATGGCCATACACGTATGGCCTTCCATCAATGGAGTACTCTTACGGGTTCAAAGTGGTAGGCTTACTAGAGTATAGGCCACACGAAAATCATCACCGCCTATCTCAACGCTGGGTTTCAGAGAGACTGCTGGTGAGCGAAACTCCATGCCATTGAACACAGGCCTCCCATCATACATCACAGTTAGAGGCAccaagctaacaaatgggtctagAACATCTCCAACTATCTGTGCCCTTGTCAAGGAGTCATTCGCCATAATATTTTGGAGTCTCAGAGCAAGTGTATACACTATTGAACTACAAAAGCTTGAGAAATTACATGGGTTTGGGGACTATTTATAGTCTTTGAGAGAGCTCTAAGATGACACACACATGCACGTGTGATTCGCGTTCTAATAATTagaatatcactatgttgatctacTTTCCACAAGATGCCCTTCTACTTGTTAGCATTTTAGACATTATTCCTTCGTCTTGCTAGTGTTCTCAGCGCCATCTCTCCTTCTCGCGATAAGAGCATATGTAACAAATGTTTGGGAATCGCATATATCCTTTCCATATCAGTTATATGGAATTATATATCTTTTGTTCTTCTATGCATCAAATTCCACGAGGAAGATCTCTACTTCTGACTTTACATGGTATCATTGGCAATTGGCGATATATTGCTTGCTAGCTCGGTGTCGATCAGGCCCCAGTGCTTGGTATAGTACTTCTACGCAAGTTACGATCTGTTTGGTTCTTTACAGCGAACAACCGGTTATATATATTATTGAGTGCTGTTATACTCATTAAATTTAACTCTGACAGGGAATAGACATGTACAGTGGACAAAACATATGTGGTATTTAGGCTTTTCAATTTGTTGCTTCTATCTATGCACGTTTAATATTGCTTTCggtagtagtgtttgtcagtatatcATTTTCTTCTTAACTGTATACTCACGCATGCACAATAAATCAACATTTGTAAAAAAAAAATAGTTCATTAATTTGATGGGTCTAACATACAGCTATGAAGAGTGATAATATAATGCTTAACATGCACATGTACAAACAGAGAATCACTACTGTTGAGAACATATTCCAGCATGAGGTTTGTGCCCATGAGCTCATGCACCTTTAGATGTGGCATGTGCAGCTGATGCTTCGATGCCTTCTTCGAACAGCTCTTCAGTTTGTCCCACAAAACTAAAAAATATGGCAACATTAACTGATAGACGGCAACCCGGAGGAAGGAAGTATTCCATTCTCTAAGAAAGCAACGAATGGCTATGGTACATGAAAACTCCTGCATAACTTATTGGAAAAAATGTGACCACCTGAGTCACTTAAAAATCGCCGGCATAATTCAACATGTTTGTTTTCTACCTGTCCGATACATATGGCAATAAACTTACGCAAACTTCTGCATCCATACAAATTATAACATGAAAtgcattctttttctttttagcggGGACCATGAAATATATTCGTGGTTTTCAATCATGAAAACATAATTCTATTTCAAATAGAAAAAATATATTTGCATTTCTTAGAGAATTCTAATCCGAGATCTTTCTTAAAGGCTTCTGCGCAAAGTAAGTTCTAATACAACATTACCTTTTTTGTGAAAATGCCAAAAGCCATATGTTAAGTAGCACATGCCCTTGGAAAATACCCTTACAAAAATTTAAAAATACGCCAAAATCATTGGGGGCGTAAAAATAATTTGTTCCTCCTGCATCCACCGATGGGCAACGTGAGCAAAACTCGTTGCCACCTCTGGGCCTAGCAAACTTGTCAGGAGCTTGTAAAAGCAATGACCGAGAAGTCGTCGATGTAGACCAGAAGACGCTGCCGGCCGGCCATGATCTACGTAGCAAATCACTGCCCGGAGAAGAAAACATCAAAGAGGGCATGTAGAACGCCCCATATCTGGCCAGACGGAGTCGTGGAACAAAAATCTCGCACACGCCCTAACATGGTCGAGGCTGGCCAACCTTTATCAGTGGGAACTGGAGCCGGAGAACCAAAACGCACAACCATGTTGTCCGCTCTACAGGACAGCGCCGCCAAGACTTCATTGAACACTTCCGCCACCATCGTCGGAAGGGCCGAAGTCGCGAAGACCTATATGTCCGTACAATCTCATCACTGGATCCGATGGCACACGCCATGTCAGGACCGAAGaagaagccgaaggaaccattattGAACACTGCCGCCACCATCGCCAGAAAGGGTGAATCGCTGGAAAAGCGGAGACCTACCTAATGCCCCAAGATGGAGGAAACTACAAATCCATCGGTTGATCGAGCCTCCTCGCACACCCTCACCGACAAAgccggcggagaaggaggaggctggcaatCTACCTGTGGAGGGGTATGACGGCGGTGAAGGAACCCTGGATGCCTTTTGGGGCTGGGGGGCTGCGTCCCGTGCGTCCTCGGCATTGACCTAATTActattccctccgtccgaaaatacttgttctagaaaccatttctaggacaagtatttctggacggagagaGTACAACGGTACACTACTCATGATTGCAGAATTGCATTTATGACTGAGGTTAATTTTCTGGGAGCAATGATTGAAAACGACGGGACCACATCCGAAAGAACCTCCTTCCATGATCGGCTCTTTTCGCTCACCCGAAAGAACGTTATCTGCCAACGTGTGTTCTCAGTTACGATAGGGACGGCTCTAGGTAGATCGATCGTTGCCTCGTTGCACCTTGCAAACCTTAGCTCTTGATCCATCTATTAATTACTCCCTTCATTTCAATTTACTCGTCGTGATTTCAGTttaaatttaaactaaaaccatgacgagtaaatcggaacggagggagtaaaatctTAGTTGTGTGCAATTGCATCGCATAATCAAAGACTGAGAGAACTTTAAAAAAAAATTAGATGAAGACTGAGAGACCATAACAAAGCTACAAACTGCTACTGATCACTGCCCTAGCTCGCACGTATTCCGGCGTTTTGACCATATTCGACTGCTCCCGTGGCTGCTGCCACTCCTATTCTCCCAGGAAACGGCCATGCCAACCTTTTAGTTGCACTCTACTTTTTTTTTTGCCGTTGTTATATAGAACATGGTGGCTTTGCGTGCAACTTTTTGTCCAGCTATGCAGATCGCCGTCGTGCCTGATTGAATCATGCCAGGCTAAACACCCTAGATATGAACTTTCTCATAAAAAGATCATTCACCTTGAACATGGGAGCTGATGACTTCAGGGCCGATTGTACAAACAATCAAAATTTCTGGCCATCTACACCAAGACAATTGAAGTCCTGGAGCTCTACTCCATGCATCCCCTTCTCCCTCCTTTGTCTTCGACGTCCCACCACAATGGATACACCACCTTGATTCGATTCCAGCTGGACAACAAAATTCCAAGTTTTTGTGTTAGAGAAAATATGTAATCTCAACCTACCTTCCTTCTCTTTCCCGTATCCTTCTCAAACTCTTGTGTCTCTTCCTTGTATGCCAAGGCAGGCTTGCCCAAATCTCAATATATACACGACCCGCTCCCCATCGAGGGAGTCAGGGATCGCTCATTATCTTTCGTGGTCATCAGAGCCACCTCTTCTCATACATCTAGCCACAAACCAAAACCCTAGAAAACCACATACCCCACAAATCAAAACCTAGAAACCGCATACTACCGTCTCCATGGCTTCCTCTGCCTGCGTCGCCCTCAACCTCGGTTCGCCGCCATCTGAGAAGCTCGCACGAGGAAACTTTATCCTCTGGAAGACTCAGGTGCTACCAGCCCTGCGAGGAGCGCAGGTGACTGGACTCCTCGACAACACAGATGCCGCTCCGCCCAAGATGGTGGAGGTCACGAAGGCTGACAAGACCACGGCCCTAGAGCCGAATCCGCTGTACGGGCCCTGGATCGCCAAAGACCAGCAGGTCCTGTCCTATCTCCTCAATTCCATGTCGCCATAAATTCTTGCGCAGGTCGTCGGGAAGGACTCCACCTTCGTGCTCTGGACGACGGTGACAAACCTCTTTGCCTCACAGTCACAATCCCGGATTACCAATCTGAGAATCGCCATCACCAACACCAAGAAGGGCATCATGTCAAGCTCGGCATACATGGCGAAGATGAAGAGCCTCGGGGATGAACTAGCTGCTGTCGGTCGTCCTGTCTCtgatccggagatggtggactacatCCTGGCCGGACTGGACCGCGACTACGACTCCGTGGTGGCGGCGATTGGTGCTGTCAAGAACACCATCACCGCTGATGATCTCTTCGCCCAAATCTCTGCCTTTGATCAAAGGATGGAGATGCTAGGTGATCCGTCTTCAGGCGGATTCCACTCATCTGCCAACGCGGTCTACAGAGGCCGTGGACAGTCCCGCGGCAGATCCCGTGGGCGAGGAGGACGGGGGCGTGGCcgtggtgaccgcggtgaccgccAACCCTCTTCCTCCGGCGGTGGCAACGACTTTAGAGGACGTCCCtgacaacagcaacagcagcaccAGGTGCGTGagcagcagcatgattaccctgagtgCCAAATATGCTACAGGCATCATCCAGGAGGTGCACGGGTCTGCTGGTGGCGCTATGAGGAGAACGAGCGAGAAGAAAAGGAGGCACATGCTGCCTCATATGGCGTGGACACAAATTGGTATGCCGACAGTGCAACAACAAACCACACCACATGTGAACTTGACAagttgacgatgcgggagaagtataatggaggcgaccaaattcgcacggcaagcggttctggtatggATATCACACACATTGGTAGTTCAATTGTTGAAAACCCCGTGAAAAATTTACATTTGTCAAATGTCTTGCACGTTCCTCAAACATCaaaaaatcttgtttccgttcatCGATTCACTCTTGATAACAATGTTCTTATAGAGTTctatccttattttttcttggttaaggacttgagaacaaggagaatcattcttagaggacggtgcgtgggaggcctctacccactcatatcatcatcatcatcttcgtggtccaataaacaagcaaatattgtcaccaagctttcatcatcaaggtggcatagtcgcttgggtcatccatcttcagtcatagttaaatatgttcttagcaaaaataaactcgATTATGAGCCtagtgttgagtcagtttgtgatcgtgtcaacaagcaaaaagtcatcaattaccttatcctatttctactagtgtgtctactgcCCCACTACAACTTatcttttcagatgtatgggggccagctcctacttcagttggtagattttcctattatgtaagctttattgatgactatagtaaatttacttggatttatttactgaagaaaagATCTGATGTATTCTAAGTTTTTATTaatttccaaaatcttgttgaacgcaaactgaactccaagatcattgctatgcaaagtgactggggtggtgagtatgaaaaattGAACTCTTTCTTCCAAAAACTTGGCATATCCCATCATGTttcttgtcctcatgctcaccaaAAAAACGGGTCTGCCGAAAGaaagcaccgtcacatagttgatATGGGGCTTGCACTATTAGCAAATGCATCCGTGCCActcaaattttgggatgaagctttTTTAACTGCCACATATCTTATCAATTTGCTTCCAAGCAAAGTCATCAAGTTTGAAACACCCATTACACGACTCCTAGGTGTCACACCTAACTACACATCTCTTCGCATttttggttgtgcatgttggcccaatCTTCGACCCTACAACACACGTAAACTCGCTTTCCGCTCAAAAAGATGTGTTTTCTTAGGTTATAGCCCCATGCATAAAGGGGTCAAATGCCTTGATGTTCCCACTGGTCGGGTCTATATATCTAGAGATGTTGTCTTTGATGAGTCTGTATTTCCCTTTGCATCTCTTCATCCAAATGCCGGTGCACTTCTCcacaaggaaatcctccttcttccTCAACATCTTCAGTCTTTTGATCATGGGGGCGACAACAATTGTACTAATCAATGTGATGATGGCTTTGCTGGTACTGGTTCTTCTCTTATGCCTGTGCAGGTTCCTGGTGAAAATGGTGTTCAAAATGATCAAAATTTCGAAGATATGGCTCAATTTGACCCAATATTGCATGCTGAGGAAGAGGACGAACTTGGCACAGATAACGAAGAAGATCTGGCGGCGCCTGACACTCCTGCGCGCGTGCAGTCCTCGGATCACGCGAGCGGATCGTCATCGGATCATGCCCTAGCCGGCTCCACTCCAGACTCCAGGGAGGGCCTCTCCCGCGCGGCCACGTCGCCTACAGGTGGGACCAGCAGCGGGATCGGATCCCCCTCGTCACGCGTGCGCGCCCAGTCGCGGTCAGGCAGCGGATCTCCTGCGTCAGATCGAACGGGTGACACCCGTGTGTCTGCAGGCGAAGCGGCCACACCGATGGCCGCAGGATCTCCTGCGCATATGGCGACAAATTCGCCTGCTGCATCAGCACATGCAGATTCGCCCAGATCCTCTGTGGCAAGCATTCCAGTGGTTCAGCCAGAAATTTCTTCATGAGTTATGACTGGGCTACAGAAAGGTATACGGAACCCTAAAATAAGAAAAGATGGAACTATACCATATGGGATGCTGTGTATTTCAGGAGAACCAACAACGTTGAATAGTGCACTTGATGATCCTAAGTGGAAAAAGGCGATGGATGAGGAATATTCTGCACTCATGAGGAACAAAACCTGGCATCTTGTACCAAACCAGAGAGGTAAAAATATCATTGACTGTAAATGGGTGTATAGAATCAAAAAAAgggcagatggctccattgacaggtataaggcatgtctagttgcaaagggctttaagcaacattatggcattgactatgaggacacatttAGTCATGTTGTGAAAGCTGCAACTATTAGACTTGTGCTAGCTATTGCTGTGTCCAAAGGATGGAGCCTAaggcagctagatgtacagaacaTGTTTTTGTATGGTGTTCTAGAAGAGGAAGTTtttatgagacaaccacctgggtatgagAGTAAGAAATTACCACATTATGTTTGCAAgcttgataaggcactctatggtttaaagcaagcacccagagcatggtaTTCCAGACTGAGCTTACAATTGAAATATCTTGGCTTTATTGCTTCCAAGGCTGACACGTCCTTGTTCATTTATAACAAGGCAGGAGTAGTCATTTTTGTGctcatatatgtggatgatatcatagttgcaagttcttcacgaaatgctactAATGCTCTGTTACATGATTTGAGCTCAGAGTTTGCCTTGAAGGATCTAGGTGATTTGCACTTTTTCCTAGGCATTGAAGTCAAGAAAACTCAAGATGGCATTGTGTTAAATCAGGAAAAATATGTAAACGAGCTTCTGTCTCGCATGGGAATGAAGAATTGTAAGCCAGTTCCCGCACCTTTATCTTCCTCAGAAAAGCTCTCTGCATATGAAGGTGAGCCACTTCAAGAGGAGGAGAGCACAAGGTATAGGAGTACTGTGGGAGCATTGCAATATCTAACTCTCACACGTCCAGACATTTCGTTTGCTGTTAATAAGGTTTGTAAATACCTACATGCACCTACCTCTGCACATTGGGCAGCTGTTAAGAGAATTGTGAGATATGTGAAGCATACTATGGGAATAGGACTACATTTCAAATAGTCTAATTCCTCTCTTATTagtgcattctctgatgctgactgggcaggatgtagtGATGACAGAAGATCAACTGGAGGTTTTGCAGTATTCTTTGGATCCAACCTTATTTCCTGGAGTGCTAGAAAGCAAGCTACCGTGTCACGTTCAAGCACAGAAGCAGAATACAAGTCCTTGGCAAATGCAACTGCTGAAATTATTTGGGTTGAATCACTTCTTGATGAGTTGGGGGTTAAGAAAAATCGTATCTCGTGCTTATGGTGTGACAATTTGGGAGCAACTTATTTGTCTGCAAACCCAGTGTTTCATGCAAGGAAAACACATAGAGATTGACTTTCACTTTGTGCGAGAAAGAGTTGCAGCAAAGAAACTTAAGATACGGTTTATTCCCTCCAAGGACCAAGTAGCAGATGGTTTCACAAAGGCACTTTCAGCA is a window of Triticum dicoccoides isolate Atlit2015 ecotype Zavitan chromosome 2B, WEW_v2.0, whole genome shotgun sequence DNA encoding:
- the LOC119362647 gene encoding protein RICE FLOWERING LOCUS T 1-like — translated: MANDSLTRAQIVGDVLDPFVSLVPLTVMYDGRPVFNGMEFRSPAVSLKPSVEIGGDDFRVAYTLVMVDPDAPNPSNPTLREYLHWMVTDVPSSTNDSFGKEIVPYESPSPTMGIHRMVLVLYQQLGRGTVFAPQARQSFNSRSFARRFNLGKPVAAVYFNCQRPTGTGGRRFT